A window of the Ignisphaera sp. genome harbors these coding sequences:
- a CDS encoding 50S ribosomal protein L5, producing MVESMLKKWQRNPMLIPFISKVTINISVGAAQERLDKATILLERLTNRKPSIRRAKKTIKSFGISKKQPIAAVVTLRGTEAYRFLRDALIAINNTLSEKSFDPYGNVAFGIKEHLLFPGSRYDPNIGIFGMDVAVTIERKGYRVARRRLKRGIMPRRHRVTKEEGMLLMELLFGVKITRA from the coding sequence ATGGTTGAAAGCATGCTCAAGAAATGGCAAAGGAATCCTATGCTGATTCCTTTCATATCTAAAGTCACTATAAATATATCGGTAGGAGCGGCTCAAGAGAGATTAGATAAAGCTACTATACTATTAGAACGGTTAACCAATAGAAAACCAAGCATAAGGAGAGCAAAGAAAACAATAAAGAGTTTTGGTATAAGTAAGAAACAGCCTATAGCTGCAGTAGTAACTCTACGAGGGACTGAGGCCTATAGATTCTTACGTGATGCACTTATAGCAATAAATAATACTCTTAGCGAGAAAAGTTTTGATCCTTATGGAAATGTTGCATTTGGAATAAAAGAACATTTATTGTTTCCTGGTTCAAGATATGATCCAAACATAGGTATATTTGGTATGGATGTAGCAGTCACAATTGAACGAAAAGGTTACAGAGTTGCCCGAAGAAGGTTGAAAAGAGGAATTATGCCTAGAAGGCATAGGGTAACAAAAGAAGAAGGAATGCTTCTTATGGAACTTTTATTTGGTGTAAAGATAACTAGAGCTTAG
- a CDS encoding 30S ribosomal protein S14: MSKFRPKAERRHGRGTQVCKRCGNSDAVIQKYNMYLCRQCFREVALAIGFRKYN, encoded by the coding sequence ATGAGTAAGTTTAGACCTAAAGCTGAAAGAAGACATGGTAGAGGTACTCAAGTATGTAAGCGTTGTGGTAATAGTGATGCAGTTATACAAAAGTACAACATGTATCTATGTCGGCAATGCTTTAGAGAAGTAGCTCTAGCTATAGGATTTAGGAAATATAACTAA
- a CDS encoding 30S ribosomal protein S8 — protein MVVLDTLANALTTLVNAEMRRKSEAIIWPTSKLIIRVLRVMQKYGYIGEFEYVDDGRWGKIVVQLLGRINKAGAIKPRWSVRYRELMEMPQWLQKYLPSRDIGILIISTSQGVISHREAIEQKIGGVLLAYVY, from the coding sequence ATGGTTGTACTTGATACTCTTGCAAATGCCCTTACAACACTAGTAAATGCTGAAATGAGAAGAAAAAGTGAGGCTATCATATGGCCCACATCAAAACTCATAATACGTGTATTAAGGGTTATGCAGAAATACGGCTATATCGGTGAATTCGAATACGTCGATGATGGTAGATGGGGCAAAATAGTCGTCCAGCTACTAGGTAGAATAAATAAAGCTGGTGCAATTAAGCCTAGATGGTCTGTTAGATATAGAGAATTGATGGAGATGCCGCAATGGTTGCAGAAATATCTACCTTCAAGAGACATTGGTATACTTATAATCTCGACATCACAAGGGGTTATATCTCATAGAGAAGCAATAGAACAGAAAATAGGAGGAGTATTACTTGCATATGTATACTAA
- a CDS encoding 50S ribosomal protein L6, protein MNKVVHLCEKITIPDNVKIEINDKKVRISGPKGSIERDFRYAHGIIMRIEENKIVLETFFANSRRKALLYSIASHIENMIVGVTKGWRYKLKIVTSHFPATVKVSSNEVIVENFLGERSPRKAKILEGVKVKVDGKDIVVEGLDIEKVSQTAANIELATRIKDKDRRIFVDGIYIYEKGVAE, encoded by the coding sequence ATGAATAAAGTTGTACATCTTTGTGAGAAAATAACTATCCCCGATAATGTAAAGATCGAGATAAATGATAAAAAAGTGAGGATATCCGGACCTAAAGGTTCTATTGAGCGTGACTTCAGATATGCACACGGTATTATTATGAGAATTGAAGAAAATAAGATTGTTCTTGAGACCTTTTTTGCCAATAGTAGGAGAAAAGCTCTTCTATACTCTATAGCATCTCATATAGAGAACATGATCGTAGGTGTTACGAAGGGTTGGCGCTATAAATTAAAGATCGTTACATCTCACTTTCCAGCTACAGTTAAAGTCTCTAGTAATGAAGTTATAGTTGAAAACTTTCTCGGTGAGAGAAGCCCTAGAAAAGCCAAAATACTAGAAGGTGTTAAAGTCAAAGTTGATGGTAAAGATATTGTAGTTGAAGGATTAGATATCGAGAAGGTTTCACAAACAGCTGCAAACATAGAACTTGCCACACGTATTAAGGATAAGGATAGAAGAATTTTTGTCGACGGTATCTACATATATGAAAAAGGTGTTGCAGAATGA
- a CDS encoding 50S ribosomal protein L32e — protein sequence MSAETSLKDILDKRKNILKQLRARRKSIKKAVSIRVDRPKFLRNIWWKFKKFENNLKWRKPRGKDNPMRLSLKGYPPVVKSGYGTPLSFRYLHPSGLEPVVISNSKVLLNLDPKKHIVYIASSVSLKKRLEIISVAKSRGFKIANA from the coding sequence ATGAGTGCTGAAACAAGTCTGAAAGATATTCTCGATAAAAGAAAAAATATATTGAAGCAGTTGAGAGCTAGAAGAAAGAGTATTAAAAAAGCTGTAAGCATTAGAGTTGATAGACCTAAATTTCTACGAAACATATGGTGGAAGTTTAAGAAATTTGAGAATAACTTAAAGTGGAGGAAACCACGTGGCAAAGATAACCCAATGAGACTTTCATTAAAGGGGTACCCACCAGTAGTTAAATCTGGATATGGTACGCCACTAAGTTTTAGATACCTTCATCCATCAGGACTGGAACCTGTAGTAATAAGTAATTCTAAAGTCCTTCTTAATCTAGATCCAAAAAAGCATATAGTGTACATAGCATCATCTGTAAGCTTAAAAAAGAGACTGGAAATTATCTCGGTAGCTAAATCTAGAGGGTTTAAAATAGCAAATGCCTAG
- a CDS encoding 50S ribosomal protein L19e — protein sequence MDLSYQRRLAAEILGVGESRIAFNMEQIDKIVNATTKDDIRSLIKDGIIYAELSRRNSRGRWKIFHEARKEGRHRGAGRRKGKAGARTDHKYKWVYRIRKIRAFLKWLRDNNIIDSRTYRILYRKAKGGTFDSLSSLKRYMKDHGLLPQNFK from the coding sequence ATGGATCTGAGCTATCAACGAAGATTAGCCGCAGAAATTCTAGGTGTTGGCGAGTCTCGAATAGCCTTCAACATGGAGCAAATAGATAAAATAGTGAACGCTACAACAAAGGATGATATAAGAAGCCTTATTAAGGACGGTATTATATATGCTGAACTCTCTAGGAGGAATAGCAGGGGTAGATGGAAAATCTTTCATGAGGCTAGAAAAGAAGGAAGACATAGAGGAGCAGGTAGAAGAAAAGGAAAGGCTGGGGCTAGAACCGATCATAAGTATAAATGGGTTTACAGAATCAGGAAGATAAGAGCTTTCCTAAAATGGTTAAGAGACAATAATATTATAGACAGTAGAACTTATAGAATACTTTATAGAAAGGCCAAAGGTGGTACATTCGATAGCTTATCTTCTCTTAAGAGGTATATGAAAGATCATGGTCTCCTTCCACAGAACTTTAAGTAA
- a CDS encoding 50S ribosomal protein L18, whose product MAIGANYKVPKRRRREGKTDYYRRYEIIKSRKIRAVVRKTNKYIIVQFVYPTPIGDYTIASAHSYELVELFGWKAGTKNTPAAYLTGLLAGLRAKKLGIDYAIPDIGLHRPVKGSKIFAAIKGIEDADIMIDCSEEVLPSEDRITGKVIADYAKMLSESSPEKFQRQFSAILRNGLDPRELPIHFEALRNKIMSIYDHIQESSIAKDLIKQLTIGVGL is encoded by the coding sequence ATGGCTATAGGAGCTAATTACAAAGTTCCAAAGAGGAGGAGAAGAGAAGGTAAAACTGATTATTATAGACGCTACGAAATAATTAAAAGTAGAAAGATTAGAGCAGTTGTAAGGAAAACGAATAAATACATAATTGTACAGTTTGTTTATCCTACACCTATAGGTGATTACACTATCGCTTCAGCTCATAGCTATGAACTTGTTGAATTGTTTGGATGGAAAGCTGGAACAAAGAATACGCCAGCCGCATATCTAACAGGACTTTTAGCGGGACTTAGAGCCAAAAAACTTGGTATAGATTATGCTATACCTGACATAGGTCTTCATAGACCTGTAAAAGGCTCTAAAATATTTGCTGCAATAAAAGGTATAGAAGATGCGGACATTATGATAGATTGCTCGGAAGAGGTACTTCCATCAGAGGATAGAATTACTGGTAAAGTTATAGCGGACTATGCTAAGATGCTTAGTGAATCATCGCCAGAAAAGTTTCAGAGACAGTTCAGTGCTATCTTGAGAAATGGTTTGGATCCAAGAGAGTTGCCAATACATTTTGAAGCTCTTCGTAACAAAATTATGTCCATTTATGACCATATACAAGAATCAAGTATAGCAAAAGATTTGATTAAACAACTTACAATAGGTGTTGGATTATGA
- a CDS encoding 30S ribosomal protein S5 has translation MSLESWMPRTYIGRLVKEGKITSIDQIFAMNAIIMEPEIIDMLLPNLKQEILDVVLVQKMTDAGRISRFRVVVAVGNENGYLGLGIGKARQLRAAIEKAIIDAKLNIVPVRRGCGSWECRCSIPHSVPYKVAGKAGSVEIEFIPAPLGTGLVAGEIAKKLLSLAGIKDVWCFTSGETRTTLNFAKATYIALRNTNGFVTPLDWGKKVWE, from the coding sequence ATGAGTCTTGAGTCATGGATGCCTCGAACCTATATAGGAAGACTTGTGAAAGAGGGTAAGATAACATCCATAGATCAAATATTCGCTATGAATGCAATAATTATGGAGCCTGAAATAATTGATATGTTACTTCCTAACTTGAAGCAAGAGATACTTGATGTTGTGCTTGTACAGAAGATGACAGATGCTGGAAGAATTTCTAGGTTCAGAGTTGTCGTAGCTGTTGGTAATGAAAATGGGTATCTAGGGCTTGGCATAGGCAAGGCACGACAACTTAGAGCAGCAATAGAGAAAGCTATCATAGATGCTAAACTCAATATAGTGCCTGTTAGAAGAGGTTGCGGAAGCTGGGAATGTAGATGCAGTATACCTCATTCAGTTCCCTATAAAGTTGCAGGAAAGGCTGGCAGTGTTGAGATAGAATTCATACCAGCACCTTTAGGCACGGGTCTTGTTGCAGGTGAAATAGCTAAAAAACTTCTATCGTTAGCAGGTATAAAAGATGTATGGTGTTTTACTAGTGGTGAAACAAGAACTACATTAAACTTTGCTAAAGCAACCTATATAGCTCTCAGAAATACGAATGGATTTGTTACACCTCTCGACTGGGGTAAGAAGGTATGGGAGTAA
- a CDS encoding 50S ribosomal protein L30: MGVNVEPYKVYAIIRIRGTVGIPYDVEYTLMLLRLIRKYSCVIYPKTPSIEGMLNVVKDWITWGEIDEKILIELLRKRGRVIGNKPLTDEYVKQNIGLESIDTLAKAIIGGQILYHQLEDKGIKPVFRLHPPKKGFKRSIRRPYKDGGELGYRGKEINELLLRMI, translated from the coding sequence ATGGGAGTAAATGTAGAGCCCTACAAGGTATATGCAATTATAAGAATTCGTGGTACAGTTGGAATACCCTATGATGTAGAATACACGCTAATGCTACTACGACTGATAAGGAAGTATAGCTGTGTCATATATCCGAAGACACCATCTATAGAAGGTATGCTTAATGTGGTTAAGGACTGGATAACATGGGGAGAAATAGATGAAAAAATCTTGATAGAACTTCTTAGGAAACGAGGTAGAGTTATAGGAAATAAGCCTTTGACAGATGAATACGTAAAACAAAATATAGGTTTAGAATCAATAGATACCTTAGCAAAAGCTATAATTGGGGGACAAATATTGTATCACCAACTTGAAGATAAAGGTATTAAACCAGTATTCAGGTTGCATCCCCCCAAGAAAGGTTTTAAAAGAAGTATAAGGAGACCCTACAAAGATGGCGGTGAGTTAGGGTATAGGGGAAAAGAAATAAACGAACTTCTTCTGAGGATGATATAA
- a CDS encoding uL15m family ribosomal protein gives MVVRSKKKSRKMHGYRNRGWGSIGQHRKSGSRGGRGAVGMHKHKWSWTIKYFRDWYGKEGFTPRSPEHIVETNIINLKQLDELATKLITSNKAVYENGQIIVDLSSMGITKIVGTGKINHPVKVIVYKSSENAKKKIIKAGGTVVQLYGDS, from the coding sequence ATGGTTGTTAGAAGTAAAAAAAAGAGTAGAAAGATGCATGGATACAGAAACCGTGGATGGGGTAGCATAGGACAGCATAGAAAATCTGGATCTAGAGGTGGAAGAGGCGCTGTTGGTATGCATAAACATAAATGGTCATGGACTATTAAATACTTTAGAGATTGGTATGGTAAAGAGGGATTTACACCCAGAAGCCCTGAACATATTGTGGAAACAAACATAATAAATCTAAAACAGCTCGATGAACTTGCAACAAAACTTATTACAAGTAATAAAGCCGTATACGAGAATGGGCAAATAATTGTTGATTTAAGTAGTATGGGTATTACAAAAATTGTTGGTACAGGCAAAATAAATCATCCAGTAAAGGTAATAGTCTACAAATCTTCAGAAAATGCTAAGAAAAAAATAATAAAGGCTGGAGGAACAGTAGTACAACTTTATGGAGATTCCTAG
- a CDS encoding (Fe-S)-binding protein, which yields MILATLHDALMSFHIQNQPRELFEAVGTEIVEMPRNKLNTYCCGSGGGIIFTFPQLALNSRRRLEEATSIGVKKLIISVHIV from the coding sequence ATGATCCTTGCAACATTACACGATGCATTAATGTCTTTTCACATTCAGAATCAGCCTCGTGAGTTATTTGAGGCTGTTGGAACAGAAATAGTAGAAATGCCTAGAAATAAGCTTAATACATATTGTTGTGGTTCAGGAGGAGGTATTATATTTACATTTCCACAGTTAGCTCTTAACTCTAGAAGACGTCTCGAGGAAGCGACTAGTATAGGAGTAAAGAAGCTTATTATATCGGTCCATATTGTGTAG
- a CDS encoding elongation factor EF-2, whose amino-acid sequence MRYVKTVEQILKIMNNVEQVRNVGIIAHVDHGKTTTTDSLLAAAGIISSRLAGQVLAMDFLDIEQKRQMTVKAANISLYHEYEGKPYVINLVDTPGHVDFTGKVTRSLRMIDGAIVVVDAVEGVMTQTETVLRQALEERVRPLLFINKIDRLIKELRMSSDEIKQRFIEIIKDVNSLIETYADPEFKKKWILDPAQGMVAFGCAKDAIGLTVPMSRKKGVKIDDLIEAYRSGDKEVLEELKKKMPLHEALLDMVVKFVPNPKEAQKYRIPKIWKGEIDTELGKALMEADPEGPLIFFVCDIRWDPHAGFVATGRVFSGTVYNGQEAYLLNARTTQKILQVSLYMGPYREVVDRIPAGNVAAVLGPDLARAGETIIEPKIKDITTPFERLRYVSEPVVTMAIEPKKTTDITKLIDALRKMSIEDPNLVVKINEETGEYLVSGMGHLHLEIVLTLLKDRFDLEVDTSPPTVVYRETIRANSQVVEGKSPNKHNRFYISVEPLNNETLQLIQQGTVSEDMDSHKRARILHDEANWDYDEARRIWAIDENINVFVDKTSGIQYLREVRDTIIQGFRLAMREGPLAAEPVRGIKVVLHDALIHEDPAHRGPAQIYPAVRNPIFAGILLSRPTLLEPIQKIEIKFPLDFMGPVSSVITRKRGKILNVIHTVGNIVKMICEVPVAESADLANELRSSSAGKAFWGTEFSGWLPVPDSMLLDIVKKIRQRKGLKPEPPRPEDFLSL is encoded by the coding sequence ATGAGATACGTTAAAACAGTTGAACAAATACTCAAGATAATGAATAATGTAGAACAAGTTAGAAATGTAGGTATCATAGCCCATGTGGATCACGGCAAGACAACAACAACAGATAGCCTTCTTGCAGCTGCTGGAATAATTTCATCAAGACTAGCAGGTCAAGTGCTTGCCATGGACTTCCTTGATATAGAGCAAAAAAGACAAATGACAGTAAAAGCCGCTAATATAAGTTTATACCATGAATATGAAGGAAAGCCTTACGTAATAAATCTTGTTGATACACCAGGTCACGTCGATTTTACGGGCAAGGTCACAAGAAGTCTAAGAATGATTGATGGAGCTATAGTTGTTGTAGATGCTGTTGAAGGCGTTATGACACAAACTGAAACAGTATTGAGACAAGCTCTAGAAGAAAGAGTTAGACCCCTGTTGTTCATAAACAAAATTGATAGACTTATTAAAGAGTTGCGTATGAGTTCTGATGAAATTAAACAACGATTTATCGAAATCATAAAGGATGTTAATTCATTGATTGAGACTTACGCCGATCCAGAATTTAAAAAGAAATGGATTTTAGATCCAGCACAAGGTATGGTTGCCTTTGGGTGCGCTAAAGATGCTATAGGGTTAACCGTACCAATGAGCAGAAAGAAAGGAGTAAAGATAGATGATCTTATAGAAGCTTATAGATCTGGAGATAAAGAAGTTTTGGAAGAACTTAAGAAGAAGATGCCACTACATGAGGCACTATTAGATATGGTTGTTAAATTCGTTCCTAATCCTAAAGAAGCACAAAAGTATAGAATTCCAAAGATTTGGAAAGGTGAGATCGATACGGAATTGGGTAAAGCGCTCATGGAAGCAGATCCAGAAGGGCCATTAATATTCTTTGTATGTGATATTAGATGGGATCCTCATGCAGGATTTGTAGCAACTGGTAGAGTATTTTCGGGTACAGTATACAATGGTCAGGAAGCATATCTATTAAATGCAAGAACTACACAAAAAATACTTCAAGTAAGTCTATACATGGGGCCCTATAGAGAGGTAGTAGACAGGATTCCTGCAGGAAATGTAGCAGCCGTCTTGGGTCCAGATCTAGCTAGAGCTGGAGAAACAATAATAGAACCCAAAATAAAAGACATTACAACACCGTTTGAGAGATTAAGATACGTATCTGAACCTGTTGTCACTATGGCCATTGAGCCCAAGAAGACGACCGATATAACGAAGCTTATTGATGCTTTAAGGAAAATGAGTATTGAAGATCCTAATTTAGTTGTTAAAATTAATGAAGAAACTGGAGAATACCTTGTGTCAGGTATGGGACATTTACATCTTGAAATTGTTCTAACGCTACTCAAGGATAGATTTGATTTAGAGGTGGATACATCACCTCCGACAGTAGTGTACAGAGAGACCATACGCGCTAATAGTCAAGTTGTTGAAGGTAAATCGCCAAATAAGCATAATAGATTTTATATAAGTGTTGAACCTTTAAACAACGAAACACTCCAACTAATACAGCAGGGCACAGTATCTGAGGATATGGATTCACATAAACGTGCCAGAATCTTGCATGACGAAGCCAACTGGGATTACGATGAAGCTCGTAGAATATGGGCCATAGATGAAAACATTAACGTATTCGTAGATAAAACGTCAGGTATACAGTATCTTAGAGAAGTTAGAGACACTATTATCCAAGGATTTAGGTTAGCCATGAGGGAGGGACCACTTGCTGCTGAACCTGTTAGAGGAATTAAGGTTGTGTTACATGATGCATTAATACATGAAGACCCTGCACATAGAGGTCCAGCACAGATATATCCAGCAGTAAGAAATCCTATATTTGCAGGGATATTATTGTCGAGACCAACTTTACTAGAACCTATACAAAAAATTGAAATAAAGTTCCCACTAGACTTTATGGGACCTGTTTCTAGCGTTATAACAAGGAAAAGAGGTAAGATACTAAATGTAATACACACTGTAGGTAATATCGTAAAAATGATTTGCGAAGTACCTGTTGCAGAATCAGCTGATTTAGCTAACGAACTCCGTAGCTCTAGTGCCGGTAAAGCATTTTGGGGCACAGAGTTTAGCGGATGGTTACCTGTTCCAGATTCCATGTTGCTAGACATAGTGAAAAAAATAAGACAAAGAAAAGGACTAAAACCTGAACCACCAAGACCAGAAGACTTCTTATCGCTATAA
- a CDS encoding ERCC4 domain-containing protein encodes MVTIYVDEREKNSRVPNILISKGLTIVFKMLEAGDYVISNYIGIERKSANDYLNSLIDGRLFDQLNRLKKIYEKTLLIIEGDIHKEIRNRNVHRNAIIGSYISILFDMEAYIITTRNEEETAEVIKRIAFHKPKPVKPLTTVHKPKISTVAEWQRYIIQCFPYIGPKIAQRVLETFGSIHNFCNASIQELTRIEGLSDKKAGELYQIIHAIYKDYIEKVGSEHKKRIIDYLEMNGSKRSKEVS; translated from the coding sequence ATGGTAACGATCTATGTAGATGAAAGGGAGAAAAATTCTAGGGTTCCAAACATTCTAATTTCAAAAGGATTAACAATAGTATTTAAAATGCTTGAAGCTGGAGATTATGTGATTTCTAATTATATAGGAATTGAAAGGAAGAGTGCTAATGATTACTTAAACTCCCTAATCGATGGAAGGCTCTTTGATCAGTTGAACAGATTAAAAAAAATTTACGAGAAAACGTTGTTAATAATTGAGGGAGATATACATAAAGAAATCAGAAACAGAAATGTACATAGGAATGCTATTATAGGATCTTATATATCGATATTGTTCGATATGGAGGCTTACATTATAACCACACGAAATGAGGAAGAAACAGCTGAAGTAATAAAACGTATAGCATTTCATAAACCGAAACCAGTTAAGCCTTTAACAACAGTCCATAAACCTAAAATCAGTACCGTGGCTGAGTGGCAGAGGTATATTATTCAATGCTTTCCATATATAGGCCCAAAAATAGCTCAGAGAGTACTAGAGACCTTTGGATCTATACATAATTTCTGTAACGCATCTATTCAAGAGCTTACACGTATAGAAGGATTAAGTGATAAGAAAGCTGGGGAACTGTATCAGATAATTCATGCTATATACAAAGATTACATAGAGAAAGTTGGTTCGGAGCACAAAAAAAGAATAATTGATTATTTAGAAATGAATGGATCAAAGAGATCAAAAGAAGTATCATAA
- a CDS encoding DHH family phosphoesterase: MPLQKLGHTYQDLESIKRMITNNTNVAIVPHANADPDALAAACTLAYAIKYMNNSAVVKVLIPEGIGMESKKIAEICGKYGVPILLIKKRIDVANEVLYKNSLCFLVDVASIEQVKILAEYFNRCGYIIVIDHHDFHNYGLNLTEDQHMLTFIDSKASSTSEIIFRILSFFNLSLPKDLLEMILAGIIWDTRRFLRASAETFECVAKLLEFGADYQKTQQLITLTKPYYTKTAKIKCVLRHRGYKISLGSTDLYMAISEVGAYESDCATALINIGYDIAIVASEEEEIKATRVVYRVRDDNTVLQIIDVYNDILKKVVQKLGGGGGGHRAAGAVVIGVPKASTIFREVIEIINELAGNRFVELVESKVL; encoded by the coding sequence ATGCCTTTACAAAAGTTAGGACATACCTATCAAGATTTAGAAAGTATAAAGAGAATGATAACAAATAACACCAACGTAGCTATAGTTCCTCATGCAAATGCCGACCCTGATGCACTAGCAGCAGCATGCACATTAGCATATGCGATTAAGTACATGAATAACAGCGCGGTAGTAAAGGTACTTATTCCCGAAGGTATAGGTATGGAAAGTAAGAAAATAGCTGAAATATGTGGTAAATATGGTGTACCTATATTACTAATTAAAAAAAGGATAGATGTTGCCAATGAAGTATTATATAAGAACAGCCTATGTTTTCTAGTTGATGTTGCATCTATTGAGCAGGTAAAAATCTTAGCTGAATATTTTAATAGATGTGGATATATTATTGTAATAGATCACCATGATTTTCATAATTATGGACTCAATCTAACAGAAGACCAGCACATGCTAACCTTTATAGACTCTAAAGCTTCATCTACATCAGAGATTATTTTTCGCATACTCAGTTTCTTTAATCTATCATTACCTAAAGATCTACTGGAAATGATTTTAGCAGGAATAATTTGGGATACCAGGAGATTTCTTAGAGCATCTGCTGAAACATTTGAATGTGTGGCTAAACTTCTAGAATTTGGTGCTGATTATCAAAAAACACAACAATTGATTACACTAACAAAACCTTACTATACAAAAACGGCTAAAATAAAATGTGTTTTAAGACATCGAGGATATAAAATCTCGCTAGGATCAACGGATCTATATATGGCGATATCAGAAGTGGGGGCCTATGAATCAGATTGTGCTACAGCATTGATAAATATAGGATACGACATAGCTATTGTTGCTTCAGAAGAAGAAGAAATTAAAGCTACTAGAGTTGTGTACAGAGTTCGTGATGATAATACTGTACTACAGATCATAGATGTATATAACGATATACTTAAGAAAGTAGTACAAAAACTTGGTGGTGGAGGAGGAGGGCATAGAGCTGCTGGTGCAGTTGTCATAGGTGTACCAAAGGCTTCAACAATCTTTAGAGAAGTGATAGAAATTATCAATGAGTTAGCTGGAAATAGGTTTGTAGAATTAGTGGAAAGTAAGGTTCTTTAG
- a CDS encoding prefoldin subunit beta — protein MAERLPPEVQQQAIKYQQIQAQLNQLIAEKSVLEQELREVERALEVLKNVSDNTDIYKLAGHLLIRVTKENAEKELNERKELLELRIKTLNRQESLLRQQLSEIQTKLSQYMSSSYKKTL, from the coding sequence ATGGCCGAAAGATTACCTCCAGAGGTACAACAACAAGCAATAAAATATCAACAAATACAGGCTCAGTTAAATCAATTAATAGCTGAAAAAAGTGTATTAGAACAAGAATTGAGAGAGGTGGAACGGGCTCTTGAAGTATTAAAGAATGTGTCAGATAACACTGATATCTATAAATTGGCTGGACATCTCTTAATAAGGGTGACTAAGGAAAATGCTGAAAAGGAGCTTAATGAAAGAAAAGAATTGTTGGAGCTGAGAATAAAGACATTAAATAGACAAGAATCTCTATTACGTCAACAATTATCAGAAATTCAAACCAAGTTAAGTCAGTATATGTCTTCATCGTATAAAAAGACTTTGTAA
- a CDS encoding 50S ribosomal protein L37ae, with translation MGRTKSIGIAGRFGARYGSSLRKKWREIMERRYNVYQCPYCSNNVVMERLAFGIWQCPKCKTVWAGAAYTPWSLKS, from the coding sequence ATGGGTAGAACAAAAAGTATTGGTATAGCAGGAAGGTTTGGAGCTAGATATGGTTCAAGTTTGAGAAAGAAATGGAGAGAGATAATGGAGCGTAGATATAATGTCTATCAATGTCCATATTGCTCAAATAATGTTGTAATGGAACGTTTAGCATTTGGTATATGGCAATGCCCAAAATGTAAAACTGTATGGGCAGGAGCGGCATACACTCCCTGGTCTCTAAAAAGCTAA